A genomic window from Parasteatoda tepidariorum isolate YZ-2023 chromosome 10, CAS_Ptep_4.0, whole genome shotgun sequence includes:
- the LOC107456202 gene encoding G-rich sequence factor 1, which yields MVFRNIVRSWILYPNSIHVSLLQSKICGYPSIFMRYCNSRAHVVQMRGLDYETKEGDVIDFFKPLGIKPKAVYLKSDASGRTSAVSEVEFSSHAEAVVAMRKKNAFMGNRFIRLTLKSIDASQESKKIVDSRTVEKTQNEGTFNVSEHLERSPLPSGHTVKMKNAPPRMSDQAIHDLFSPIGLAPISVKPMYDESGIRTGEFHIQFLTKEDAFRAMLKNNTYVGKKFVELSLGQS from the exons atggtGTTTCGAAATATTGTGCGTAGTTGGATTCTATATCCTAATTCCATTCATGTTTCCTTGTTGCAGAGCAAAATAT GTGGATACCCTTCAATCTTTATGAGATATTGCAATAGTAGAGCTCATGTTGTTCAGATGCGAGGTTTAGATTATGAAACTAAAGAAGGAGATGTTATTGAT tttttcaaGCCATTAGGCATAAAACCAAAAGCAGTGTACTTGAAATCGGATGCATCTGGTAGAACTTCTGCTGTGAGTGAAGTTGAATTCTCATCTCATGCTGAAGCTGTTGTTGCTATGAGgaagaaaaatgcttttatgg GTAATCGTTTTATTCGTTTAACTTTGAAGTCTATCGATGCTAGTCAAGAATCAAAGAAGATAGTTGATAGTAGAACTGtggaaaaaacacaaaatgaag gAACATTTAATGTTTCTGAACACTTGGAAAGATCTCCTTTACCATCTGGCCACacagttaaaatgaaaaatgcaccTCCAAGAATGTCTGATCAAGCCATACATGAT ttattttcaccTATTGGTCTTGCTCCCATATCTGTTAAGCCTATGTATGATGAAAGTGGTATACGAACTGGTGAATTTCATATACAGTTCTTGACTAAAGAAGATGCATTTAGGGCTATGCTGAAGAACAATACTTATGTTG gtaaaaagtTTGTGGAATTGTCACTAGGTCAGAGTTGA